The following are encoded in a window of Thermoprotei archaeon genomic DNA:
- a CDS encoding ACT domain-containing protein, with amino-acid sequence MKNKLSIARIVRSVVDTHPSLIDCLRNGSLNYTATSKMLRSEVSKLMGTDVEIDAIKMALIRYGEELKEDLERIENNIRKVLAESTLQMRNDVVVITTKWGNVTGKLDEIIRVSGDSRFFQITQGITTFTIVIEKKIERDLVSIIGEHNVNNIIRNQSAIILLSPEEIISTPGVIAYITWLLSKEGINITQIISCHLDTIFIVSQEQALKAYKVLEDSINHIRRFIDR; translated from the coding sequence GTGAAAAACAAGTTGAGTATTGCGAGAATTGTGCGTAGTGTGGTTGATACACATCCTTCGTTAATAGATTGTCTTAGGAATGGATCTTTAAATTATACTGCGACTTCTAAAATGTTGAGAAGTGAAGTTTCAAAATTAATGGGTACTGATGTTGAGATTGATGCTATTAAGATGGCGTTAATACGTTATGGTGAGGAACTTAAAGAGGATCTAGAGCGTATTGAAAATAATATTAGGAAGGTCTTAGCTGAAAGTACGCTTCAAATGCGTAATGATGTTGTTGTGATTACAACTAAGTGGGGAAATGTTACGGGGAAGCTAGATGAAATAATTCGTGTATCAGGGGATTCTAGATTTTTCCAGATTACGCAGGGCATTACTACGTTTACTATTGTTATTGAAAAAAAGATAGAAAGGGATCTGGTATCTATTATTGGTGAACACAATGTGAATAATATTATCAGAAATCAAAGTGCAATAATACTTTTGAGTCCTGAAGAAATAATATCAACACCTGGAGTCATAGCTTATATCACATGGCTTCTTTCTAAAGAGGGAATCAATATAACTCAGATCATTTCATGTCATCTAGACACAATTTTTATAGTAAGCCAGGAGCAGGCTTTAAAAGCGTATAAAGTACTTGAGGATTCAATAAATCATATAAGGCGATTTATAGATAGATAG
- the lysX gene encoding lysine biosynthesis protein LysX, with amino-acid sequence MARLIILYDRVRWEEKQIAEEAKALGAAVTMIDVRSLPLEITSNIIKEKFDGIVLQRCISHTRGIYYTAILEEHSVNVINSFFTTMITSNKLFTTLKLIKNNVPTPRTGVAFSYDAALRIASDIGYPVVIKPILGSWGRLVNKARDQDELSSLLEARELLPDPLYQVYYLQEYIKRPSRDIRSIVVGDEIVAVTYRYQPENDWRTNVARGGTVEKAYLSKDEREIILRAAMAVGGGILGIDAMESNKGILVHEINGTVEFRGAASVWGNIIPRSIAEYAIKIAKK; translated from the coding sequence TTGGCACGTTTAATAATATTGTACGACAGAGTTAGATGGGAAGAAAAGCAAATAGCAGAGGAAGCTAAGGCTCTAGGTGCTGCAGTAACTATGATAGATGTTAGGTCATTACCATTAGAAATCACATCCAATATTATTAAAGAGAAATTTGATGGTATTGTTCTACAAAGATGTATAAGTCACACACGTGGAATTTATTATACTGCAATACTTGAAGAACATAGTGTTAATGTTATTAATAGCTTTTTTACTACGATGATTACAAGCAATAAACTTTTTACAACATTAAAGTTAATTAAGAATAATGTACCTACACCCAGGACTGGTGTGGCTTTCTCATACGATGCAGCTTTAAGAATTGCAAGTGATATAGGATATCCTGTTGTTATAAAACCAATTTTAGGTAGTTGGGGAAGATTAGTAAATAAAGCGAGAGATCAGGATGAACTTTCGTCACTTCTTGAAGCAAGAGAGTTATTACCTGATCCTTTGTATCAAGTTTACTATCTTCAAGAATATATAAAAAGGCCTTCAAGAGATATAAGGAGCATAGTGGTTGGTGATGAGATTGTTGCAGTAACTTATAGGTATCAACCTGAAAATGATTGGAGAACAAATGTTGCAAGAGGAGGAACTGTTGAAAAAGCATATCTTTCTAAAGATGAACGTGAAATTATTCTTCGAGCAGCTATGGCAGTTGGCGGAGGCATTCTTGGTATTGACGCTATGGAAAGCAATAAAGGCATCCTAGTTCACGAAATTAATGGAACAGTAGAGTTTAGAGGTGCTGCATCAGTATGGGGAAATATAATACCCAGATCAATAGCTGAGTATGCCATAAAGATAGCTAAGAAGTAA
- the lysW/argW gene encoding alpha-aminoadipate/glutamate carrier protein LysW/ArgW yields MALKTTCQECGGVIEVPDDVIIGEIVSCPDCGIDYEVSQINNGSIQLKIAEDIGEDWGE; encoded by the coding sequence GTGGCGCTAAAAACAACATGCCAGGAGTGTGGAGGAGTAATTGAAGTACCTGACGATGTAATAATAGGAGAGATTGTATCGTGCCCAGATTGTGGAATTGATTATGAGGTTAGTCAAATTAATAATGGCAGTATTCAATTAAAAATAGCAGAGGATATAGGAGAAGATTGGGGAGAATAG
- the carA gene encoding glutamine-hydrolyzing carbamoyl-phosphate synthase small subunit produces the protein MAESLNAVLVLEDGSIWIGKGFGYPKRVIGEVVFNTGMTGYTEALTDPSYRGQILVMTYPLIGNYGVPIYNIKDSWGLPLHFESEKIQVNGLAVYEACNTPSHVLSEKSLHEWLYEEKVPGIQGIDTRELTKRLRSKGVMMGILEVSQDDISIDSLINELKNTKRYDEINFAHEVSTKKPIIYGNGNENIVLIDCGIKASIIRNLIEKGFRIIRLPYNASVDEVFAYNPRGIVLSNGPGNPKNFTETIELTRQLIDANVPIIGICLGNQILALGMGANTFKLKYGHRGQNKPSIDLSTRKSYVTSQNHGFAVDPDSLKNTDLEVWWINADDKTVEGIKHKNKPILAVQFHPEASPGPYDTLFVFDIFREKIRKHNMVRMYA, from the coding sequence ATGGCAGAATCACTAAATGCTGTACTAGTACTTGAAGATGGTAGTATATGGATAGGTAAAGGTTTCGGATATCCAAAACGTGTTATCGGTGAAGTAGTATTCAATACAGGAATGACTGGATATACAGAAGCATTAACTGATCCATCATACCGTGGACAGATACTCGTTATGACTTATCCTTTAATAGGTAATTATGGTGTTCCTATTTATAATATAAAAGATTCGTGGGGTTTACCGTTACATTTCGAGTCAGAAAAGATTCAAGTTAATGGACTAGCTGTTTATGAAGCGTGCAACACTCCAAGTCATGTTTTATCTGAGAAATCACTTCATGAATGGTTGTATGAAGAGAAAGTGCCAGGTATACAAGGTATTGATACAAGAGAATTAACAAAAAGATTAAGATCTAAAGGGGTTATGATGGGAATATTAGAGGTTTCACAAGACGACATATCGATTGATAGTTTAATTAATGAATTGAAGAATACAAAGCGTTATGATGAGATAAATTTTGCTCATGAAGTCTCAACTAAGAAACCAATCATTTATGGCAATGGAAATGAAAACATCGTACTTATTGATTGCGGAATCAAAGCCAGTATAATAAGAAATTTAATAGAAAAGGGATTTCGTATAATCAGATTACCTTACAACGCCAGCGTTGATGAAGTTTTCGCTTATAACCCAAGAGGTATAGTTTTGAGCAATGGTCCGGGTAATCCTAAAAACTTTACTGAAACCATAGAACTAACTCGTCAACTTATAGATGCAAATGTCCCCATCATAGGTATATGCCTTGGTAACCAAATACTCGCATTGGGAATGGGCGCTAATACCTTTAAATTAAAGTATGGTCACAGAGGTCAAAACAAACCTTCAATAGACCTCTCAACTAGAAAAAGCTATGTTACTAGTCAGAATCATGGTTTTGCAGTCGATCCCGATTCATTAAAAAATACTGACTTAGAAGTTTGGTGGATAAACGCTGATGATAAGACAGTTGAGGGCATAAAACATAAAAATAAACCAATTCTAGCAGTCCAATTCCATCCGGAGGCATCACCAGGGCCGTATGATACACTCTTTGTCTTTGATATTTTCAGAGAAAAAATACGTAAACATAACATGGTGAGAATGTATGCCTAA
- the carB gene encoding carbamoyl-phosphate synthase (glutamine-hydrolyzing) large subunit — MPKKTNIRKVLVLGSGAIKIGEAGEFDYSGSQCLKALREEGIKTILVNPNIATIQTDENMADKIYFLPVTPEYVEEAIKKERPDSIILTFGGQTALNCGIKLAKMGILDNYNVKVLGTSIETIENASDRERFKKVMIEAGLPVPRSKSAHSLEEAKIAAKEIGYPVIIRVAFTLGGKGGGVAKNEEELINIVEKGLAHSLIKEVLIEEYLGGLKQIEYEVMRDYEDNCIVVCNMENVLGMRVHTGDNIVVAPSQTLNNREYHILRSAAIKAARALNVVGECNVQFALDPNTNKYYVIEVNPRMSRSSALASKATGYPLAYIAAKLALGYTLPELINNVTGITTAAFEPALDYIVIKIPRWDFKKFPRVDRKLRTQMKSVGEVMAIGRRFEEALQKAVRMLDIGLDGLVANYNDDEASLERIKEMLTNPTDEILLYIVRALKKGLSIEEISKLSEIDPWFINKIKNIVDMEKELLSLKEKINNVDEKTLYHIIKKAKQLGFSDKQIAKCLGSSEESIRNLRKKLNINPVVKQIDTLAAEWPAKTNYLYITYNGDFDDTDFISSKRKVIVLGAGPYRIGSSVEFDWCTMNMVWALKAEGFDETIVINCNPETVSTDYDMSDKLYFEELTLERVFDIYEKEKPDGIVVNVGGQTANNLAPKLAKWGARILGTDSNNIDKAEDRAKFSQLLDVLNIKQPPWKEFTTLEEAQYFAQKVGYPILVRPSYVLSGAAMKVVWTPTQLKQYILEATKISHEHPVIISKFFTNSMEIEVDGVSDGENIVIGSIIEHVEPAGVHSGDAIMVIPPIRITQKIREKIIEYTIKIAKALNIKGPFNIQYLAKNDDVYVIECNLRASRSMPFVSKTTDINLMKLAAHVLVEKKLPNSINMKTKTRFSVKVPQFSFMQLDGTDPILSVEMQSTGEVACFGDDFHEALTKALIAAEYKMPKLGGNIFVSVGDKELKEKILKIALELKKMGYNIIATEHTAEYLMEHGIDNIKIVYKFHEKARHPNISEYLKERLIDLVINIPSSLSLEKYSVMLEDEHIIRRRAIELGIPVITNIATAEAFIEGLKWLASKNQLTNLIKN; from the coding sequence ATGCCTAAAAAAACAAACATAAGAAAAGTATTAGTACTCGGAAGTGGAGCAATTAAAATCGGTGAAGCAGGAGAATTTGATTATTCTGGTAGTCAATGTCTCAAAGCATTAAGAGAGGAAGGTATAAAGACAATACTAGTAAATCCAAACATAGCAACCATACAAACTGATGAAAACATGGCCGACAAGATCTATTTCCTACCAGTAACACCAGAATATGTAGAAGAAGCCATTAAAAAAGAACGTCCAGACAGTATAATTTTAACGTTTGGTGGTCAAACAGCTTTAAATTGTGGTATTAAACTCGCTAAAATGGGCATTTTAGATAATTACAATGTAAAAGTACTTGGCACCTCCATAGAAACTATTGAGAATGCTAGTGATAGAGAACGTTTTAAGAAAGTTATGATAGAAGCAGGATTACCAGTACCAAGAAGTAAAAGTGCTCACTCACTAGAGGAGGCAAAAATTGCTGCAAAAGAAATTGGTTATCCTGTGATAATAAGAGTTGCCTTCACGCTCGGAGGAAAAGGTGGTGGTGTTGCCAAAAATGAAGAAGAGCTCATAAACATTGTTGAAAAAGGATTAGCTCATAGTTTAATAAAAGAAGTTCTAATAGAAGAATATTTAGGGGGACTTAAACAAATAGAATACGAAGTGATGAGGGATTATGAAGATAACTGTATAGTAGTTTGTAACATGGAAAATGTATTAGGAATGCGCGTTCACACAGGTGATAACATAGTTGTAGCTCCATCACAAACATTAAACAATAGAGAATATCATATTTTGCGTAGCGCAGCTATTAAAGCGGCCAGAGCACTAAATGTTGTTGGAGAATGTAATGTACAATTTGCCTTAGACCCTAACACTAACAAATATTATGTGATCGAAGTTAACCCAAGAATGTCCAGATCATCAGCATTAGCATCTAAAGCTACTGGATATCCTTTAGCATACATAGCAGCAAAACTAGCCTTAGGTTATACACTACCGGAATTAATAAACAATGTAACTGGAATTACAACAGCAGCTTTTGAACCAGCACTTGACTATATTGTCATAAAAATTCCTAGATGGGATTTTAAGAAATTTCCGAGAGTTGATAGAAAATTGAGAACACAAATGAAATCAGTAGGTGAGGTAATGGCTATCGGAAGAAGGTTCGAAGAAGCGCTACAAAAAGCTGTAAGAATGCTCGATATAGGATTAGATGGATTAGTGGCAAACTATAATGATGACGAAGCATCATTGGAAAGAATTAAAGAAATGCTTACTAACCCTACAGATGAAATACTCCTTTACATTGTCAGAGCACTTAAAAAAGGGTTAAGTATAGAGGAAATCTCTAAGCTATCTGAAATTGATCCATGGTTTATTAATAAAATAAAAAACATAGTAGACATGGAAAAAGAACTTCTTTCTTTAAAAGAAAAAATAAACAACGTAGATGAAAAAACACTGTACCACATAATTAAAAAAGCAAAACAATTAGGTTTTTCTGATAAACAAATTGCAAAATGCCTAGGTTCAAGCGAAGAAAGTATCAGAAATCTTAGGAAAAAACTTAATATCAATCCTGTCGTAAAACAGATTGATACTCTAGCTGCAGAATGGCCAGCAAAAACAAATTACTTATACATCACATATAATGGAGACTTTGATGATACTGACTTTATTTCAAGCAAACGCAAAGTCATAGTTCTTGGTGCAGGACCCTATAGAATAGGGAGTTCTGTAGAATTTGATTGGTGTACAATGAACATGGTATGGGCATTAAAAGCTGAAGGATTTGATGAAACTATAGTCATAAATTGCAATCCTGAAACAGTATCAACCGATTATGATATGAGTGACAAACTTTATTTTGAAGAACTAACGTTAGAAAGAGTCTTCGACATCTACGAAAAAGAAAAACCAGATGGAATTGTGGTAAATGTTGGAGGACAAACAGCTAACAATTTAGCACCAAAACTAGCAAAATGGGGAGCAAGAATCCTCGGAACAGATAGTAACAATATTGATAAAGCTGAGGATAGAGCAAAATTTAGCCAACTATTAGACGTACTAAATATTAAACAACCACCATGGAAAGAATTTACAACTCTAGAAGAAGCACAATATTTCGCACAGAAAGTAGGTTATCCAATACTCGTAAGACCATCTTACGTACTTAGCGGAGCTGCAATGAAAGTTGTATGGACACCAACACAACTCAAACAGTACATACTAGAAGCAACAAAAATAAGTCATGAACATCCAGTAATTATCAGCAAATTCTTTACAAATTCAATGGAAATTGAAGTCGACGGAGTATCTGACGGAGAGAACATAGTGATAGGATCAATAATAGAACACGTTGAACCAGCCGGTGTACATTCAGGAGATGCAATAATGGTCATACCACCAATAAGAATTACACAAAAAATAAGAGAGAAAATCATCGAATACACAATAAAAATAGCTAAAGCTTTAAATATAAAAGGGCCATTCAACATTCAATATCTTGCCAAAAACGATGACGTATACGTTATAGAATGCAACCTAAGAGCCTCGCGCTCAATGCCGTTCGTATCAAAAACCACTGATATTAATCTCATGAAGCTGGCAGCACATGTATTAGTTGAGAAAAAATTGCCCAACAGCATCAATATGAAAACAAAGACAAGATTTAGCGTGAAAGTTCCACAATTCTCGTTTATGCAGCTAGATGGCACTGATCCTATTCTTAGTGTAGAAATGCAATCCACAGGAGAAGTCGCATGTTTCGGAGATGATTTCCACGAAGCGCTGACTAAAGCATTAATAGCAGCAGAATATAAGATGCCAAAACTCGGAGGAAACATATTTGTATCTGTAGGTGATAAAGAATTAAAAGAAAAAATCCTTAAAATAGCTCTTGAATTAAAGAAAATGGGTTATAACATTATTGCAACAGAACACACTGCAGAATACCTTATGGAGCATGGAATAGATAACATAAAAATTGTTTACAAATTTCACGAAAAAGCGAGACACCCTAACATCAGCGAATACCTCAAAGAGAGATTAATAGATTTAGTAATCAATATACCAAGCTCATTATCACTTGAGAAATACTCAGTAATGCTAGAAGATGAACACATAATAAGAAGACGCGCAATCGAACTGGGAATACCTGTCATAACGAACATTGCTACAGCAGAGGCATTTATAGAAGGTCTCAAATGGCTAGCATCAAAAAACCAACTAACAAATTTAATTAAGAATTAA
- the argH gene encoding argininosuccinate lyase: MHKNPWESRLSNRKKALILIKEAENDLKNDKTLIPYEILVNEAHTIMLYRVGILEKSEASAILKTLEKLYDEWISGNMQFNTELEDIHFHVESYLINKLGIRTGGKLHTGRSRNDLIATDIRLYLRDAINQFSQELLNAMKKLLDIAESNIMTIIPGYTHMQQAQPITLSHYLIAHVNQLMRTYQRLREAYKRVNLSPLGSGALAGVNWSVDREMAAQYLGFSGIIENSLDAITSRGEIEAEILSDLAILSTQLSRIAEDIIFWASQESRLIELDDSYAGISSIMPQKKNPEAAEIVRAKSSELYGNLVKALTVMKGLPTGYNKDMQELKGVLEESFEITKLSLQSIVGMIETMRINSDVFINSPSMTYTLATDIADILVKKLGISFREAHQVVASAVKRSQDKGLTIEHVISSLNEELGIKIYELPGLKLDPKMSINMKISRGSTSPSENMKMLNRLKKTIIKERDKLNSEIMRINESLKMLMEDIKKIMTLS, encoded by the coding sequence ATGCACAAAAACCCGTGGGAGTCGAGGTTAAGTAATAGAAAGAAAGCTTTAATACTTATTAAAGAAGCTGAAAATGATCTAAAAAATGATAAAACTTTAATACCTTATGAAATACTTGTTAACGAAGCTCATACGATAATGCTTTACAGAGTTGGAATTTTAGAAAAAAGCGAGGCATCAGCAATACTCAAAACTCTCGAGAAACTTTATGATGAGTGGATAAGTGGTAACATGCAGTTTAATACTGAACTCGAAGACATACATTTTCATGTTGAATCATACTTAATAAATAAATTAGGAATACGCACTGGTGGTAAGCTTCATACAGGAAGAAGCCGTAATGACTTAATAGCCACAGATATCAGATTATACCTTAGGGATGCTATAAATCAATTCTCGCAAGAATTATTAAATGCTATGAAAAAGCTGCTTGATATTGCTGAATCTAATATAATGACCATCATACCAGGATACACCCACATGCAACAAGCTCAACCAATAACACTGAGCCATTATTTAATAGCACATGTAAATCAACTTATGCGCACATATCAAAGATTGCGCGAAGCGTACAAGAGAGTTAATCTTTCACCTCTGGGGTCTGGAGCATTAGCGGGAGTTAATTGGTCTGTAGATAGAGAAATGGCTGCTCAATATTTAGGTTTTTCTGGCATTATCGAAAACTCATTGGATGCAATAACATCTAGAGGTGAGATTGAAGCAGAAATATTATCTGATTTAGCAATATTATCTACTCAACTTAGTAGGATTGCAGAAGATATTATATTTTGGGCATCTCAAGAGAGTAGGTTAATAGAACTAGATGACTCTTATGCAGGTATTAGCAGTATCATGCCTCAAAAGAAGAATCCTGAAGCAGCAGAGATCGTAAGAGCTAAATCATCAGAACTCTATGGAAACTTAGTTAAGGCATTAACAGTAATGAAAGGATTACCAACTGGATATAATAAAGATATGCAGGAGCTTAAGGGAGTTTTAGAAGAAAGTTTTGAGATAACAAAATTAAGCTTACAATCTATCGTTGGTATGATAGAAACTATGAGAATTAACAGTGATGTATTCATAAATTCTCCTTCAATGACGTATACCCTTGCTACTGATATAGCCGATATACTAGTAAAAAAATTGGGGATATCATTTAGAGAAGCCCATCAAGTTGTAGCTTCAGCTGTTAAACGTTCTCAAGACAAAGGTCTCACTATCGAACATGTAATTTCATCATTAAATGAGGAACTGGGTATTAAGATTTATGAGTTACCTGGGTTAAAACTAGATCCAAAAATGAGTATAAACATGAAAATCAGTAGAGGAAGTACTAGTCCTAGTGAAAACATGAAAATGCTAAACAGACTTAAAAAAACAATAATAAAGGAGAGAGATAAATTAAACAGCGAGATCATGCGAATCAATGAATCACTAAAAATGTTAATGGAGGATATTAAAAAAATAATGACATTATCCTGA
- a CDS encoding argininosuccinate synthase, with protein MKKVVLAYSGGLDTSVSIKWLQEKYGYDVVTVALDVGQGEDFKEIERKAYEIGAVKHYTINALDEFVKDYINPAIKSNALYQGKYPLSSALSRPLISKYLVEIAERENADAVAHGSTGKGNDQVRFEVTIKALNPNLKVIAPVREWNLNREEEIEYAKKHGIPVKATKKSPYSIDQNLWGRSIEGGVLEYPEKEPPSDVFEWTVDPIEAPNTPGYVTIGFRNGVPVSLNGEEINEVTLISELNRIVGMHGVGRIDHMEDRLIGIKSREVYECPAALAIIEAHKDLEKFVLTRHENNLKELIDQTWIQLVYNGLWMEPLRLDLQAFIDSTQIPRVSGQVTLKLFKGGMYVVSRKSDYALYDLKLSTYDTSSTFNQEFAAGFIELWGLQTVTAHRILRMVNENAQKPVGVEVK; from the coding sequence ATGAAAAAAGTAGTACTGGCATATTCAGGGGGATTAGATACTTCAGTATCGATAAAATGGTTGCAAGAAAAATATGGATACGATGTTGTTACTGTCGCACTAGATGTTGGTCAGGGTGAAGACTTTAAGGAAATAGAAAGGAAAGCTTATGAAATAGGAGCTGTTAAACATTATACTATAAATGCATTGGATGAATTTGTGAAAGATTACATTAATCCAGCAATAAAATCTAATGCTCTCTATCAGGGTAAATATCCATTAAGTAGTGCTTTGTCTAGACCTTTGATATCAAAATATTTAGTTGAGATTGCGGAAAGGGAGAATGCTGATGCTGTTGCTCATGGTTCTACTGGCAAGGGTAATGATCAAGTTAGATTTGAAGTAACAATTAAAGCATTGAATCCTAATTTAAAAGTCATAGCACCCGTGAGGGAGTGGAATTTGAATAGAGAAGAGGAAATAGAGTACGCGAAGAAACATGGAATTCCTGTAAAGGCTACTAAGAAAAGCCCATACAGCATTGATCAGAACTTATGGGGTAGGTCAATTGAAGGTGGTGTTTTAGAGTATCCTGAAAAGGAACCACCATCAGATGTATTTGAATGGACTGTGGATCCTATAGAAGCACCCAATACTCCAGGTTATGTAACCATTGGTTTCCGGAATGGTGTGCCAGTAAGTCTAAATGGTGAAGAAATCAATGAGGTCACTTTGATCTCTGAACTTAATCGTATTGTAGGTATGCATGGTGTGGGAAGAATTGATCACATGGAAGATAGACTAATCGGTATAAAGTCAAGAGAAGTTTATGAGTGCCCGGCGGCTTTGGCTATTATTGAGGCGCATAAGGATTTAGAGAAATTCGTTCTCACGCGGCACGAGAATAATTTAAAAGAGTTAATAGATCAAACATGGATCCAGCTTGTATATAATGGATTATGGATGGAACCATTAAGACTTGATCTTCAGGCTTTTATAGATTCGACACAAATACCTAGAGTTAGTGGACAGGTTACACTCAAATTGTTTAAGGGCGGTATGTATGTAGTTAGTAGGAAGAGCGATTATGCATTATATGATTTAAAATTATCAACATACGACACTTCATCAACATTTAATCAAGAGTTTGCTGCCGGATTTATAGAACTCTGGGGTCTTCAAACTGTTACTGCTCACAGAATATTAAGGATGGTTAATGAAAATGCACAAAAACCCGTGGGAGTCGAGGTTAAGTAA
- a CDS encoding M20/M25/M40 family metallo-hydrolase, protein MVMITPIELLINMIKIYSPSNKEDNIRIYINKLLSEEFKADKIYIDKAGNIIGIYNGTEPTILLSSHMDTVPGEIAVRIDEEKIYGRGASDAKGPLATFLYSSYLLKRVENYPLKIMVVGTVDEEGGSKGIKELPNTLQKLNVKPSYAIFGEPGGANVITIGYRGRIQLRIKLFAESYHASLPNIPNAIEDMAIVLSALKNYERKFKTFSNFTSITITPTIITGGHAINVTPRECEVILDIRVPPTRSTNEFLSDIINIVKSTTNLKNECIVEDFTEPYELNISTPLIAAFREAILQIANANAKLIRKSGTGEMNIFAQKCNIPIITYGPGDPKISHTDNEYILLHDYELAIRIVKQALWVINSYVSKLR, encoded by the coding sequence ATGGTAATGATCACCCCCATAGAATTGCTTATTAATATGATAAAAATTTATTCGCCAAGCAATAAGGAGGACAATATTAGAATATATATAAACAAATTACTTAGTGAGGAGTTCAAAGCTGATAAAATATATATCGATAAAGCTGGGAACATAATCGGAATCTATAATGGTACAGAGCCCACAATTTTACTTTCAAGTCACATGGATACAGTACCTGGTGAAATTGCTGTAAGAATTGATGAAGAGAAGATTTATGGAAGAGGAGCATCCGATGCAAAAGGACCTTTGGCAACTTTCCTCTATTCATCATACTTACTAAAAAGAGTAGAAAATTATCCATTAAAAATAATGGTAGTTGGCACGGTTGATGAAGAAGGAGGAAGTAAAGGAATAAAAGAGTTGCCTAACACTCTACAAAAATTAAATGTTAAACCCTCATACGCAATTTTTGGTGAACCGGGAGGTGCTAATGTTATAACAATAGGATACAGAGGAAGAATACAACTGCGTATAAAACTATTTGCTGAAAGTTATCACGCATCATTACCAAATATACCAAATGCAATAGAAGATATGGCGATAGTGCTCAGTGCTCTAAAAAATTATGAAAGAAAATTTAAAACATTCAGTAATTTTACTTCCATAACAATAACACCCACGATTATAACTGGTGGTCACGCAATAAACGTAACACCTCGCGAATGCGAAGTAATATTGGATATAAGAGTCCCACCGACAAGATCAACAAACGAATTCCTATCAGACATAATTAACATAGTTAAATCTACTACTAATTTGAAAAACGAATGTATTGTCGAGGATTTTACTGAACCCTATGAATTGAACATTTCAACTCCTTTAATTGCTGCATTTCGTGAAGCTATATTGCAAATAGCCAACGCTAATGCAAAGCTTATAAGAAAAAGTGGAACTGGTGAGATGAATATTTTTGCTCAAAAGTGCAATATTCCAATCATAACATACGGACCTGGAGACCCAAAAATATCTCACACAGACAATGAGTACATTCTTTTGCACGATTATGAATTGGCAATTAGGATTGTAAAACAAGCACTCTGGGTAATAAACAGTTATGTAAGTAAATTAAGATAG